A single window of Sphingobacteriales bacterium DNA harbors:
- the bla gene encoding BlaB/IND/MUS family subclass B1 metallo-beta-lactamase, translated as MHTITLTIIFTFSLLNIFANEEAKLKIAHLTGNFYIYTTYNTYEGTKIPANGMYLLTNEGVVLFDTPWDTTQFQPLLDSIQLKHNKQLTYCFATHWHSDKTEGLEYYKQLGIKTYTTARTDELSKKNNKKRAEFLITKDTIFNIGQYAFEIYYPGEGHTTDNITIWFDKEKILYGGCLIKGVDSKNLGYLGDANVFEYENTLKNVQQKYPEPKYIIISHSDWNNLNSLKHSIKLAKKLKKKNK; from the coding sequence ATGCACACTATCACACTCACAATTATTTTTACATTTTCTCTACTTAATATTTTTGCAAACGAAGAAGCAAAATTAAAAATAGCTCATCTTACTGGCAACTTTTATATATACACCACATATAATACTTACGAAGGAACAAAGATACCTGCAAATGGCATGTATCTACTAACAAACGAAGGTGTTGTTTTATTTGACACACCTTGGGACACCACTCAATTTCAACCTTTGCTTGATAGCATACAACTAAAACACAACAAACAGCTGACTTATTGCTTTGCAACACATTGGCACAGCGACAAAACTGAAGGACTAGAATACTACAAGCAACTTGGAATAAAAACTTACACAACGGCACGCACAGACGAACTAAGTAAAAAGAACAATAAAAAGAGAGCAGAATTTTTAATCACTAAAGACACTATATTCAATATTGGGCAATATGCTTTCGAAATTTATTATCCAGGAGAAGGACATACCACTGACAACATCACTATTTGGTTTGATAAGGAAAAAATACTATATGGTGGTTGTTTAATAAAAGGTGTAGATTCAAAAAATTTAGGCTATTTAGGCGATGCCAATGTTTTTGAATATGAAAATACACTCAAAAATGTACAACAAAAATATCCTGAACCAAAATACATTATCATTTCACATAGTGATTGGAACAATTTAAACTCATTAAAACACTCCATAAAACTTGCAAAAAAACTAAAAAAGAAAAACAAATAA
- a CDS encoding alpha/beta fold hydrolase — protein sequence MTILRRYKKWLLSIFIILFVLINAIAYFHAYKFTHFDIEETTRTNDPNKLSIVQKIRTIVFGIDNPRPTNTSFPNRKFKTIKIKYNSDTIDCWHIIIDSLQPTVLIFHGYAGCKSQMIEKSNLLNDLGFNTVLVDFIGSGNSTGNKTTIGYFESEQVKYVFDYFNKYTAKSKIILYGISMGSVAIMKSISDYNLEPTSIIIECPFGNMLKTVQARFKIMNAPSFPMSYLLLFYGGLQNNFNAFNHNPTEYAKKIKIKTLLMYGLKDNKVSKEEIDLIFKNLQGEKQLKIYKSAGHEDIVDKYKEEWKENIIKFTK from the coding sequence ATGACAATACTCCGAAGGTATAAAAAATGGTTACTGAGTATCTTTATTATATTATTTGTTTTAATCAATGCTATTGCTTATTTCCATGCTTATAAGTTCACACATTTTGACATTGAAGAAACTACAAGAACCAATGACCCAAACAAGTTATCTATTGTTCAAAAAATAAGAACTATAGTGTTTGGCATTGATAATCCAAGACCAACTAACACTTCATTTCCAAATAGAAAATTTAAAACAATTAAAATCAAATACAATTCAGACACCATTGATTGTTGGCACATTATTATTGATAGTCTACAACCTACAGTATTGATTTTTCATGGCTATGCAGGTTGCAAATCTCAAATGATTGAGAAATCAAATTTATTAAATGACTTAGGATTCAATACTGTCTTAGTAGATTTTATTGGCTCAGGCAATTCTACAGGAAACAAAACAACGATAGGTTATTTTGAGTCTGAACAAGTAAAATATGTTTTTGATTACTTTAATAAGTATACAGCAAAATCTAAAATAATATTGTATGGAATATCTATGGGCTCAGTTGCAATTATGAAATCTATTAGTGATTATAACTTAGAACCAACATCAATTATTATTGAATGTCCATTTGGAAATATGTTAAAAACTGTACAAGCTAGATTTAAAATCATGAATGCACCAAGTTTTCCTATGTCATACTTACTTTTATTCTATGGTGGACTTCAAAATAATTTCAATGCATTTAACCACAATCCAACTGAATATGCAAAGAAAATAAAAATAAAAACTTTATTGATGTATGGTTTGAAAGACAACAAAGTTAGTAAAGAAGAAATTGATTTAATATTTAAAAATCTACAAGGAGAAAAACAATTAAAAATATATAAATCTGCTGGGCATGAAGATATTGTAGACAAATACAAAGAAGAATGGAAAGAAAATATAATTAAATTTACGAAATAA
- a CDS encoding type 1 glutamine amidotransferase domain-containing protein: MNLIKILIIVTNISQYESGNLETGLWLSELTHLYAAAEAKGYDITIASPNGGNVPLDPESLKKMMLDKVSKAYLNDSAFMNLLKNSKSLKAIENEKFDVVYLAGGHGTMYDFPNDTTMQNIIAKQYESGKIVAAICHGVGGLLNVKLTNGNYLIQNKKMTGFSWFEEKLARRKKEVPFNLEAELKTKNPNYKKAFIPMTSKVVVDGNLITGQNPFSSKKMAKVVMQQLQNQIK; this comes from the coding sequence ATGAATCTAATTAAAATCTTAATCATCGTAACAAACATTAGCCAATATGAAAGTGGAAATCTAGAAACTGGCTTATGGTTGAGTGAACTAACGCATTTATACGCTGCTGCAGAAGCAAAAGGATATGACATTACAATTGCAAGTCCAAATGGTGGCAATGTACCATTGGATCCAGAAAGTTTAAAGAAAATGATGCTCGATAAAGTTTCAAAAGCATACTTAAATGATAGTGCTTTTATGAATCTTTTGAAAAATAGTAAAAGTTTAAAAGCTATAGAAAACGAAAAATTTGATGTGGTGTATTTAGCAGGTGGACATGGTACGATGTACGATTTCCCAAATGATACCACCATGCAAAACATTATTGCAAAACAATATGAGTCTGGAAAAATAGTTGCGGCTATTTGTCATGGTGTAGGTGGTTTGTTGAATGTAAAATTAACTAATGGAAACTATCTAATTCAAAATAAAAAAATGACTGGATTTTCTTGGTTTGAAGAAAAATTAGCTCGAAGAAAAAAAGAAGTACCATTCAATTTAGAAGCAGAACTAAAAACTAAAAATCCAAATTACAAAAAAGCATTTATTCCTATGACTTCTAAAGTAGTTGTTGATGGAAACTTGATTACAGGACAAAATCCATTTAGTTCTAAAAAGATGGCAAAAGTAGTTATGCAACAATTACAAAATCAAATTAAATAA
- a CDS encoding acetoacetate decarboxylase (ADC) encodes MNTINNNQTIINLAGNEVSILKDGLYDRFHSNPPLAIIENESPEIDLSWFKTIKKVKKNVGFETYSPNFYYKNSSITAIYTADLKQLKALMPDKIKNIVQPISIFPNRGLIAITAYAYHYCDNDVYNELSISIATTKPNSTNFGVFSLLGQLKNKNLWGYVLKLPVNTDLARVRGVVGYNLPKWKIPIDYKENNKEITFDFYDEQGNLDFTMIGKKLEIENNKPTLTRSNFINLNKEDKLTHGYNDTRAIQKASSSKQNDVQLNLSNGALSSYIKSLDLGRLIRYDYQPDFQAALYTPEIIESK; translated from the coding sequence ATGAACACAATAAATAACAATCAAACAATCATAAATCTTGCTGGAAATGAAGTCTCTATTTTAAAAGATGGTTTGTATGATAGATTTCATTCTAATCCACCACTTGCTATTATAGAAAATGAAAGTCCAGAAATTGATTTATCTTGGTTTAAAACCATAAAAAAAGTAAAAAAGAATGTAGGATTTGAAACTTATTCGCCCAATTTTTATTATAAGAATAGTAGTATCACAGCTATTTATACTGCAGATTTAAAACAGTTAAAAGCATTAATGCCAGATAAAATAAAAAATATTGTTCAGCCTATTTCTATTTTTCCAAATAGAGGTCTAATTGCTATTACTGCTTATGCTTATCATTATTGCGACAATGATGTATATAATGAACTCTCCATTTCTATTGCAACTACAAAACCTAACTCAACTAACTTTGGTGTATTTTCATTATTAGGTCAATTAAAAAATAAAAACCTTTGGGGTTATGTTTTGAAGTTACCAGTAAATACTGACTTAGCAAGAGTGCGTGGTGTAGTTGGTTATAATTTACCTAAATGGAAAATTCCTATAGATTATAAAGAAAACAACAAAGAAATTACTTTTGATTTTTATGATGAACAAGGAAATTTAGACTTTACTATGATAGGAAAAAAATTAGAAATAGAAAATAATAAACCAACTCTAACTCGTTCTAATTTTATTAATCTAAATAAAGAAGATAAACTTACACATGGCTACAACGATACTCGTGCTATTCAAAAAGCGAGTAGTAGCAAACAAAACGATGTGCAATTAAATTTAAGTAATGGCGCTTTATCATCCTATATAAAATCATTAGATTTAGGAAGATTAATACGCTATGATTATCAACCAGATTTTCAAGCAGCATTATATACACCAGAAATTATTGAATCAAAATAA
- a CDS encoding aldehyde dehydrogenase family protein, translating to MDFNSIFHSQKVFFNTHKTKDIAFRKKTLIKLKSILKNNEQELFDAIYKDFRKSKFDTFLTELNLIYNEIDFFLKNLNTISKPKKVKTAISLQPGKSFIYSEPLGVTMVIGAWNYPYQLTLLPLVTAIAAGNTCIVKPSELPVNTMHLIAKLINTNFSSNYLFVVEGGVPETTELLKLKFDKIFFTGSPMVGKIVYEAAAKNLVPVTLELGGKSPAIVTKTADLEVAAKRLIWGKFLNGGQTCIAPDYLLVEASVKPKLIEIIKSKLDKIQYTDGAEHYVSIINKRNYDRILRLIDNDKIVYGGKHNDETLYIEPTILDNVSWEDAVMQEEIFGPVLPIISYNNYDEILQKIIDGEKPLAAYLFTKNQEEKDKFLNYVSFGGGCINDTLMQITNDYLPFGGIGNSGIGNYHGEFGFNTFSHQKSIIEKVNWGEPDWKYPPYSDKKMSYLKKVM from the coding sequence ATGGATTTTAACAGCATTTTTCACTCTCAAAAAGTATTTTTCAATACACATAAAACAAAAGATATTGCATTTAGAAAAAAAACATTAATTAAACTAAAAAGCATTCTAAAAAATAATGAACAAGAATTATTCGATGCAATCTATAAAGATTTTCGCAAAAGCAAATTCGATACCTTTTTAACAGAATTAAATCTTATCTATAATGAAATAGATTTCTTCTTAAAAAATTTAAACACAATTAGCAAACCTAAAAAAGTAAAAACAGCAATCAGTCTTCAACCAGGCAAGAGTTTTATATATTCAGAGCCATTAGGCGTTACGATGGTTATTGGTGCTTGGAATTATCCATATCAACTAACACTTTTACCTTTGGTAACTGCCATTGCAGCTGGCAACACTTGCATTGTAAAACCAAGCGAATTGCCAGTAAATACTATGCATTTGATTGCTAAATTAATCAATACAAATTTCTCATCTAATTATTTATTTGTAGTAGAAGGCGGCGTTCCAGAAACAACTGAATTATTAAAACTCAAATTTGATAAAATCTTTTTTACTGGAAGTCCAATGGTAGGTAAAATTGTATATGAAGCAGCTGCAAAAAATTTAGTGCCAGTTACTTTGGAGTTAGGTGGGAAATCTCCAGCAATAGTAACCAAAACAGCTGACTTAGAAGTTGCAGCTAAAAGATTAATTTGGGGGAAATTTTTAAATGGTGGACAAACTTGCATTGCACCAGATTATTTGTTGGTAGAAGCATCTGTGAAACCAAAATTAATTGAAATCATTAAAAGCAAACTAGATAAAATTCAATATACTGATGGTGCAGAACATTATGTAAGCATCATTAACAAAAGAAATTACGACAGAATTTTAAGATTAATAGATAATGATAAAATTGTTTATGGTGGCAAACACAATGATGAAACATTATATATAGAACCAACCATTTTAGATAATGTTTCATGGGAAGATGCTGTAATGCAAGAAGAAATTTTTGGTCCAGTTTTACCAATTATATCTTATAATAATTACGATGAAATATTGCAAAAAATTATTGATGGAGAAAAACCATTAGCTGCTTATTTGTTTACTAAAAATCAAGAAGAAAAAGATAAATTCTTAAACTATGTTTCTTTTGGTGGAGGTTGTATTAATGATACATTGATGCAAATTACCAACGATTATTTACCTTTTGGTGGTATTGGAAATTCTGGTATTGGAAATTATCATGGTGAATTTGGTTTTAATACTTTTTCACATCAAAAATCTATTATAGAGAAAGTAAATTGGGGAGAACCTGATTGGAAATATCCACCCTATTCAGATAAAAAAATGAGTTATTTAAAAAAAGTAATGTAA
- a CDS encoding NAD-dependent epimerase/dehydratase family protein, which produces MQVILGANGQIGYELAKELKRNFTSNIRIVSRKPEKVNETDTLFAADLTNKEQAIAAVKDCKIAYFTLGLPISTDLWEAQFQLILRNVIDACKINDTKLVYFDNTYMYPQNDKVLTEETKFAPVGRKGKVRAKMTEMLLAEMQAGNIEAVICRAPEFYGPAKTQSITNSLIFNNIKENKKLRVPLSDSKLRSLIWTPDASRATALIGNTPSAYNQSWHLPIDDKRLTYKQFIALIETVYNQKLNYTVIPKFVFRIGALFNDRIKELLELLPRYEHNNIFDDSKFREHFPNFVVTTYEQGITQIKNEQ; this is translated from the coding sequence ATGCAAGTTATATTAGGTGCCAACGGACAAATTGGTTATGAGTTAGCCAAAGAATTAAAACGAAATTTTACTTCAAATATTCGTATTGTAAGTAGAAAGCCAGAGAAAGTAAATGAAACGGATACTTTATTTGCTGCTGATTTAACGAATAAGGAACAAGCCATTGCTGCTGTAAAAGATTGCAAGATAGCTTATTTTACTTTAGGGTTACCAATAAGCACTGATTTATGGGAAGCACAATTTCAACTTATTTTACGCAATGTAATAGATGCTTGTAAAATCAATGATACTAAATTGGTTTATTTTGATAATACTTATATGTATCCACAAAATGATAAAGTTTTAACAGAAGAAACAAAGTTTGCACCTGTTGGTAGAAAAGGAAAAGTAAGAGCTAAGATGACCGAAATGTTGTTGGCAGAAATGCAAGCAGGAAATATTGAAGCAGTAATTTGTAGAGCACCAGAATTTTATGGACCAGCCAAAACACAAAGCATAACCAACTCACTTATTTTTAATAATATTAAAGAAAATAAAAAATTACGAGTACCATTAAGTGATTCAAAATTACGTAGTTTAATTTGGACACCAGATGCCAGTAGAGCTACAGCATTAATTGGTAATACACCTAGTGCTTATAATCAATCGTGGCATTTACCAATAGATGATAAGCGATTAACCTACAAACAATTTATTGCTTTAATAGAAACTGTTTATAATCAAAAATTGAACTATACAGTTATACCAAAATTTGTTTTTAGGATTGGTGCATTGTTTAATGATAGAATAAAAGAATTACTAGAACTATTGCCAAGATATGAACACAACAATATTTTCGATGATTCAAAATTCAGAGAACATTTTCCAAATTTTGTAGTTACCACTTATGAGCAAGGCATCACTCAAATTAAAAATGAACAATAA
- a CDS encoding helix-turn-helix transcriptional regulator encodes MTTPIKVNSINNLHQLLGIGKPKHPLISVFDFSSIASNVAELTMPITSDFYVIAIKQECTGKFKYGQQYYDYDDGVMYFTAPQQVLQFEDMLLEVIKSKVLVIHPDFLHGYPLATNIKQYGYFSYATNEALFLSEQEEQAILDIFENISKEINTNMDAFTQDLLISNIELLLKYNDRFYNRQFLTRKKVNSDLLTKLESILDNNFKSKNIEEFGIPSVQEIASQLNLSPNYLSDMLRVQTGQTTQQHIQNRIIEKAKELLSTSKLSVSEIAYQLGFEHAQSFHRLFKNKTNISPLEFRQSFN; translated from the coding sequence ATGACAACACCTATAAAAGTTAATTCAATCAATAATTTGCATCAATTGTTAGGCATAGGAAAACCAAAACATCCATTAATAAGTGTGTTTGATTTTTCAAGCATAGCATCTAATGTTGCAGAATTAACAATGCCAATTACATCTGATTTTTATGTTATTGCTATAAAACAAGAATGTACAGGTAAATTCAAATACGGACAACAATACTACGATTATGATGATGGCGTAATGTATTTTACAGCACCACAACAAGTACTACAGTTTGAAGATATGTTGCTCGAAGTAATAAAAAGCAAAGTTTTAGTCATTCATCCAGATTTTTTACATGGCTATCCATTGGCAACCAACATAAAACAATATGGCTATTTTTCTTATGCTACCAACGAAGCACTTTTTCTTTCGGAACAAGAAGAACAAGCTATATTAGATATTTTTGAAAATATTAGTAAAGAAATCAACACCAATATGGATGCTTTTACGCAAGATTTATTGATTTCTAATATAGAATTATTGTTGAAATATAATGACCGATTTTACAATCGACAATTTTTAACACGCAAAAAAGTAAACAGCGATTTATTAACTAAACTAGAAAGTATTTTAGATAACAATTTTAAAAGTAAAAATATAGAAGAGTTTGGTATTCCAAGTGTTCAAGAAATAGCGAGTCAATTAAATTTAAGTCCAAATTATTTAAGTGATATGTTGCGTGTACAAACAGGACAAACAACCCAACAACATATACAAAATAGAATTATAGAAAAAGCAAAAGAATTACTGAGTACATCAAAATTGTCCGTATCAGAAATTGCTTATCAATTAGGTTTTGAGCATGCACAATCTTTTCATCGATTATTTAAAAATAAAACCAATATTTCACCATTAGAATTTAGACAGTCATTTAATTAA
- a CDS encoding nitroreductase family protein — protein MNLEEVLNYRRSVRVFDKTKPLDTQKVKHCLELATLAPNSSNMQLWEFYHITNPELMNKVSYACLDQTATQTATQLVVFVTRKDKNKQHAKFVLDFERENIARNSPKDRQEKRIKDRELYYGKIMPLLYTNFFGVLGTFRVGLTKVIGLFRTITREVSENDMRVVVHKSTALAAQTFMIAMANEGYDTCPLEGFDSKVLKKALKLPNGAEINMVVACGIRKGEEGIFGERCRVPFDEVYKLN, from the coding sequence ATGAATTTAGAAGAAGTGTTAAATTACAGGCGTTCTGTAAGAGTTTTTGATAAAACAAAACCATTAGATACTCAAAAAGTAAAACATTGCTTAGAATTGGCAACTTTAGCTCCTAATAGTTCTAATATGCAGTTATGGGAATTTTACCATATAACCAATCCTGAGTTAATGAATAAAGTTTCGTATGCATGTTTAGACCAAACAGCTACGCAAACAGCTACACAACTTGTAGTTTTTGTTACTAGAAAAGACAAAAATAAACAGCATGCAAAGTTTGTTTTAGATTTTGAAAGAGAAAACATAGCACGAAATAGTCCAAAAGACAGACAGGAAAAACGAATAAAAGATAGAGAACTATATTATGGAAAAATAATGCCTTTGCTTTATACAAATTTCTTTGGTGTTTTAGGTACATTTAGAGTTGGACTAACTAAAGTTATTGGTTTATTTCGTACTATAACAAGAGAAGTTTCTGAAAATGATATGCGTGTAGTAGTTCATAAATCTACTGCTTTAGCTGCACAAACATTTATGATTGCAATGGCAAATGAAGGATATGATACTTGTCCATTAGAAGGATTTGATAGTAAAGTTTTGAAGAAAGCACTAAAACTTCCAAATGGTGCAGAAATAAATATGGTTGTGGCTTGTGGTATTAGAAAAGGAGAAGAAGGTATTTTTGGCGAAAGATGTAGAGTGCCATTTGATGAAGTTTATAAATTAAATTAA
- a CDS encoding type 1 glutamine amidotransferase domain-containing protein, which produces MKKILLIVTNVDHYASGLETGLWLSELTHIYHSANEKGWNITIASPKGGNVPIDPESLKPLVLDKITKDYYENQEFMNNLNQSKALSEIENEIFDCVYLAGGHATMYDFPDDKTLQLILAKQYESNRIVAAICHGVGGLLNVKLSNGEYLIKGKKLTGFDWFEESIARRKREVPFNLEAELNERGVIYNKALIPMTSKVVVDGNLITGQNPFSSKEMAKVLIKELDK; this is translated from the coding sequence ATGAAAAAGATATTATTAATAGTTACTAATGTAGACCATTATGCAAGCGGATTGGAAACAGGATTATGGTTAAGCGAACTAACACATATATACCACAGTGCAAACGAAAAAGGATGGAATATCACAATTGCAAGCCCAAAAGGAGGCAATGTGCCAATAGATCCAGAAAGTTTAAAACCATTGGTCTTAGATAAAATTACAAAAGATTATTACGAAAATCAAGAGTTTATGAATAATCTCAATCAATCAAAAGCTTTAAGTGAAATTGAAAATGAAATCTTTGATTGTGTATATTTGGCAGGTGGTCACGCAACAATGTATGATTTTCCTGATGATAAAACATTACAATTAATACTTGCAAAACAATATGAAAGTAATAGAATTGTAGCAGCTATTTGCCATGGTGTTGGTGGATTGTTAAATGTGAAATTGAGTAATGGAGAATATTTAATAAAAGGAAAAAAATTAACAGGTTTCGATTGGTTTGAAGAGTCTATTGCGCGAAGAAAAAGAGAAGTGCCATTTAACTTAGAAGCTGAATTAAATGAAAGAGGCGTAATTTATAACAAAGCATTAATTCCAATGACATCAAAAGTAGTTGTAGATGGAAATTTAATAACTGGGCAAAACCCATTTAGCTCAAAAGAAATGGCAAAAGTATTAATTAAAGAATTAGATAAATAA
- a CDS encoding AraC family transcriptional regulator, which translates to MRKSESIQAFYEERFQWIPTEIRNSLGHFNVFQLQYPIIGKGAKDLEYGRREWYNIVLVAGGGIYQSSGKEYKVKKHAITFSNPHTPFGWQERNKITKGYYCLFNEQFLHKYKKVIEFPMFKANALPLFELSAKDAKVIELLFKRMFVELSSNYLYKYDIIRLLIEDIVHITMKSANFDAHEHDTQSASKRITLQFLELLERQFPIESTNQVLRLTSASDFAKQLNVHVNHLNKSVRENTEKSTTALIKERILQEAKTLIHYSDWNISEIAYVLGFKETTHFNNFFKKSTELTPSQYRNL; encoded by the coding sequence GTGAGAAAGTCAGAGAGCATTCAAGCATTCTATGAAGAAAGATTTCAATGGATACCTACTGAAATAAGAAACAGTCTTGGACATTTTAATGTATTTCAACTACAATATCCAATCATCGGAAAAGGTGCAAAAGATTTAGAATATGGCAGGCGTGAGTGGTACAATATTGTTTTAGTTGCTGGTGGAGGAATTTATCAAAGTTCTGGAAAAGAATATAAAGTAAAAAAGCATGCTATTACATTTTCTAATCCACACACACCTTTTGGTTGGCAAGAACGAAATAAAATTACCAAAGGTTACTACTGTCTTTTCAATGAACAATTTCTACATAAGTACAAGAAAGTTATTGAATTTCCAATGTTTAAAGCAAATGCTTTGCCTTTGTTTGAACTAAGCGCTAAAGATGCGAAAGTTATAGAATTATTGTTTAAAAGAATGTTTGTAGAATTAAGTTCAAATTATCTTTATAAATACGATATAATACGATTGTTGATTGAAGATATAGTACATATCACTATGAAATCTGCAAATTTTGATGCACATGAACACGATACACAATCAGCATCAAAGCGAATTACATTGCAATTTTTAGAATTATTAGAAAGACAATTTCCAATAGAATCAACTAACCAAGTATTAAGATTAACTTCTGCATCAGACTTTGCAAAACAACTCAATGTGCATGTCAATCATTTAAATAAATCCGTAAGAGAAAATACTGAAAAAAGCACTACAGCATTAATTAAAGAACGCATTTTGCAAGAAGCAAAAACATTAATTCATTATTCAGATTGGAACATCTCGGAAATAGCATATGTATTAGGATTTAAAGAAACAACACACTTCAATAATTTCTTCAAAAAATCAACAGAACTTACACCTTCGCAATACAGAAACTTATAA
- a CDS encoding aldo/keto reductase, which produces MKTVILNNGVEMPILGYGVFQVPDYEECKKSVLAALEIGYRSIDTAQIYGNEQAVGDAIKESGISRNELFIATKLWISDYGYEKAKSAFEVSLNKLQLDYLDLYLLHQPYNDVYGSWRAMEELNINGKVRAIGVSNFYPDRLVDLYSFNDVKPALNQIETNVFFQRTVDQAVMNELDVQHESWAPFAEGKADFFNNEVLTTIGNKYNKTVAQVTLRWMIQRNIVVIPKSVTPSRMQQNFDVFDFELSQEDMNLIATLDTNTSHFFDHRDPERVKWFASRVQS; this is translated from the coding sequence ATGAAAACAGTAATATTAAACAATGGTGTAGAAATGCCAATTTTAGGATACGGTGTATTTCAAGTTCCAGATTATGAAGAATGTAAAAAAAGTGTTCTGGCAGCTTTAGAAATAGGCTATAGAAGTATAGATACTGCACAAATTTATGGAAATGAACAAGCAGTAGGTGATGCAATAAAAGAAAGCGGAATTTCAAGAAATGAATTATTTATAGCAACTAAGCTATGGATTTCAGATTATGGTTATGAAAAAGCAAAGAGTGCATTTGAAGTTTCTTTAAACAAATTGCAATTAGATTATTTGGATTTGTATTTATTACATCAACCATATAATGATGTTTATGGTTCTTGGAGAGCTATGGAAGAACTAAATATAAATGGAAAAGTAAGAGCTATTGGTGTAAGCAATTTCTATCCAGATAGATTGGTAGATTTATATAGCTTTAATGACGTAAAACCTGCTTTGAATCAAATTGAAACAAATGTGTTTTTTCAAAGAACAGTTGACCAAGCAGTTATGAATGAGTTAGATGTGCAACACGAATCATGGGCACCATTTGCAGAAGGCAAAGCAGATTTTTTCAATAACGAAGTATTAACTACAATAGGAAATAAATATAACAAAACAGTAGCACAAGTTACACTTCGTTGGATGATTCAACGTAATATTGTTGTAATTCCAAAATCAGTTACGCCATCAAGAATGCAACAAAATTTTGATGTCTTTGATTTTGAATTATCACAAGAAGATATGAATCTTATTGCTACTTTAGATACAAATACCAGTCATTTCTTCGACCACAGAGATCCGGAAAGAGTGAAATGGTTTGCATCAAGAGTTCAGTCTTAA
- a CDS encoding four helix bundle protein — translation MKENIIQMKSFEFALKSIELYKMLLDKNEYVLSRQFFRSATSIGANVEEATMTYSKKEFAAKMGIASKEARETAYWLKLIKASGFIHYDYTELEIEIESIIKILTSIVKTAQTNIQH, via the coding sequence ATGAAAGAAAATATAATTCAAATGAAATCTTTTGAATTTGCTTTAAAATCAATAGAACTCTATAAAATGTTGTTGGATAAAAATGAGTATGTTTTATCAAGACAATTTTTTCGTTCAGCGACAAGCATTGGAGCAAATGTTGAAGAAGCCACCATGACTTATAGTAAAAAGGAGTTTGCTGCCAAAATGGGAATAGCATCGAAAGAAGCAAGGGAAACAGCATATTGGTTAAAGTTGATTAAAGCAAGTGGTTTTATCCATTATGATTATACAGAATTAGAAATAGAGATTGAAAGTATAATTAAAATATTGACATCCATTGTAAAAACTGCACAAACTAATATTCAACATTAA